A single Glycine soja cultivar W05 chromosome 14, ASM419377v2, whole genome shotgun sequence DNA region contains:
- the LOC114385183 gene encoding probable protein phosphatase 2C 25: MSCSVAVSNSPVFSPSSSLFCSKPSIISSSPESLSLSLSHLKPSNSSTSSSCSSPSAAAASSSPSSPFRLRLPKPPTAFSASSAASASSTSPNGTVLKRKRPARLDIPVSSLTFAVPLTPSVAARDVVEAEEDGFGVSCKRGRREYMEDRYTAGDNLRGEHKLAFFGIFDGHGGAKAAEFAASNLEKNVLDEVIVRDEDNVEEAVKRGYLNTDSDFLKEDLHGGSCCVTALIRNGNLIVSNAGDCRAVISRGGVAEALTSDHRPSREDERDRIENLGGYVDLCRGVWRIQGSLAVSRGIGDRHLKQWVTAEPETKVLRIEPEHDLLILASDGLWDKVSNQEAVDTARSFLVGNNKSQPLLLACKKLVDLSVSRGSLDDTSVMLIKLEHYI; this comes from the exons atgtcttGCTCCGTCGCGGTTTCCAATTCGCCGGtgttctctccttcttcttccctcTTCTGCTCGAAGCCCTCCATCATCTCTTCTTCGCCGGAatccctctccctctctctgTCGCATCTCAAACCTTCGAACTCTTCTACGTCGTCGTCTTGTTCTTCGccttctgctgctgctgcttcttcttctccttcttctccgtTTCGACTTCGCCTTCCCAAGCCTCCCACCGCGTTCTCCGCGTCTTCTGCTGCTTCTGCTTCGTCTACCTCTCCGAACGGCACCGTTTTGAAGAGGAAGCGACCCGCTAGGTTGGACATACCCGTTTCCTCCCTCACCTTTGCGGTTCCGCTCACGCCCTCCGTGGCGGCGCGTGACGTGGTTGAGGCTGAGGAAGATGGGTTTGGGGTGTCCTGCAAGAGAGGGAGGAGGGAGTATATGGAGGATCGTTACACAGCTGGGGATAATCTTCGCGGAGAACACAAActg GCTTTTTTTGGCATATTTGATGGGCACGGTGGTGCAAAAGCTGCTGAATTTGCTGCAAGTAACTTAGAAAAGAATGTGTTAGATGAAGTAATCGTGAGAGATGAAGATAATGTTGAGGAGGCAGTGAAGCGAGGGTACCTAAACACCGATTCGGATTTCCTAAAGGAGGATCTTCATGGTGGCTCTTGCTGTGTGACAGCATTGATTAGGAATGGTAACCTCATTGTGTCCAACGCTGGTGATTGCCGCGCTGTCATTAGCAGAGGGGGTGTTGCTGAGGCTCTAACATCTGATCACAGGCCTTCAAGGGAAGATGAAAGGGACAGAATTGAGAACCTG GGTGGCTATGTTGATTTATGCCGTGGTGTTTGGAGGATCCAGGGATCTCTTGCTGTGTCTAGGGGAATTGGAGATAGACACCTGAAACAATGGGTGACAGCAGAGCCTGAGACCAAAGTTCtcagaattgaacctgaacatGACTTGTTAATCTTAGCTTCAGATGGATTATGGGATAAG GTTAGTAATCAGGAAGCAGTAGATACTGCTCGTTCTTTTCTCGTAGGCAACAACAAATCACAACCATTGCTGCTGGCTTGTAAAAAGCTTGTAGATTTGTCTGTTTCACGAGGCTCTTTGGATGACACAAGTGTTATGCTAATCAAATTGGAGCACTATATTTGA